A single window of Streptococcus cristatus ATCC 51100 DNA harbors:
- a CDS encoding DnaD domain-containing protein yields MTYLAAYKNGNLVLPSALFLHFKDIFDSSDDFLVWQFFYLQNTTSLEEFAPSQIAEHIGKTLSEVNRSMSHLTEKGLLQYRTIELNGEIEAIFDASPALEKLDELLETSSPTGSRPASDGNLLKELVETFQQELGRLLTPFEIEDLTKTIKDDQTNPDLVKAALREAVFNGKPNWKYIQAILRNWRREGITTQAQVEAKRAEREASNPQNVTVSDDFLKAMNLWKD; encoded by the coding sequence ATGACTTATTTAGCAGCTTACAAAAACGGCAACTTGGTTCTTCCAAGTGCCCTCTTTTTGCATTTTAAAGACATTTTTGATTCCAGTGATGATTTTTTGGTCTGGCAGTTTTTCTATCTGCAAAATACTACTTCATTGGAGGAGTTTGCGCCTAGTCAGATTGCGGAGCATATTGGCAAGACCTTATCAGAGGTCAATCGTTCCATGTCCCATCTGACAGAAAAAGGCTTGCTCCAGTACAGAACCATCGAACTGAATGGGGAAATTGAAGCGATTTTTGATGCTTCACCAGCCTTAGAAAAGCTAGATGAGCTTTTGGAGACTTCTAGTCCTACTGGGTCAAGGCCGGCATCTGATGGCAACCTTCTCAAGGAACTAGTTGAAACCTTCCAGCAAGAGCTGGGTCGTCTTTTGACTCCATTTGAAATTGAGGATTTAACCAAGACCATTAAGGACGATCAAACCAATCCAGATTTGGTCAAGGCTGCCTTACGCGAAGCGGTTTTCAATGGCAAGCCTAATTGGAAATATATCCAGGCGATCTTGCGTAATTGGCGGCGGGAAGGTATTACAACCCAAGCTCAAGTAGAAGCCAAACGGGCGGAGCGTGAAGCAAGTAATCCACAGAATGTAACGGTTTCGGATGATTTCCTCAAGGCCATGAATCTGTGGAAGGACTAG
- a CDS encoding adenine phosphoribosyltransferase, with protein sequence MNLKDYIATIENYPTEGILFRDISPLMADGNAYSYAVREIVQYATDKEIDMIVGPEARGFIVGCPVAFELGIGFAPVRKPGKLPREVISADYEKEYGVDTLTMHADAIKPGQRVLIVDDLLATGGTVKATIEMIERLGGVVAGCAFLIELDELKGREAIGDYDYKVLMHY encoded by the coding sequence ATGAATTTAAAAGATTATATTGCAACTATTGAAAACTACCCAACGGAAGGGATTCTCTTCCGCGATATTAGCCCTTTGATGGCTGATGGAAATGCCTACAGCTATGCTGTTCGTGAAATTGTTCAATATGCGACTGACAAGGAAATCGACATGATCGTCGGTCCAGAAGCGCGTGGCTTTATCGTAGGATGTCCAGTTGCCTTTGAATTAGGAATTGGCTTTGCTCCTGTCCGTAAGCCTGGCAAACTTCCTCGTGAAGTTATCTCAGCGGACTATGAAAAAGAGTACGGTGTAGACACACTGACTATGCATGCGGATGCAATCAAACCTGGTCAACGTGTTCTGATTGTTGATGACCTTCTTGCAACTGGTGGAACAGTTAAGGCGACCATTGAAATGATTGAGCGCCTTGGCGGAGTTGTTGCTGGTTGTGCCTTTCTCATCGAGCTGGATGAGCTCAAAGGTCGCGAAGCAATTGGCGATTATGACTACAAAGTATTGATGCACTACTAA
- a CDS encoding tRNA (adenine(22)-N(1))-methyltransferase, with product MQKKTISQRLERVAAFVPDGAKLLDVGSDHAYLPIYLIQQGRIEKALAGEVVEGPFQSAQKNVAEHGLTEQIEVRLANGLAAFEAEDQIDTIVIAGMGGRLISEILENGRAKLASVSRLILQPNNREDELRSWLVSNGFRLLAEDILEEAGKFYEILVAEAGQQTLTEQEKRFGPFLLEQKSLVFQKKWQKELKKFEEALAHIPERNKLERSAMSQKIDSIKEVLHVSK from the coding sequence ATGCAAAAAAAGACTATTTCCCAACGCTTGGAGCGAGTAGCTGCTTTTGTTCCAGATGGGGCAAAGCTGCTGGATGTTGGGAGCGATCATGCCTATCTGCCTATTTACCTGATTCAGCAGGGACGGATTGAGAAGGCTCTGGCCGGTGAAGTGGTAGAGGGGCCTTTTCAGTCTGCCCAGAAAAATGTGGCAGAGCATGGGCTGACGGAGCAGATTGAGGTTCGCTTGGCCAATGGTCTGGCGGCTTTTGAAGCGGAAGATCAGATTGACACCATCGTCATCGCTGGCATGGGTGGTCGCTTGATTTCAGAGATTTTGGAAAATGGCAGAGCTAAGCTTGCGTCTGTTTCCCGCTTGATTTTGCAGCCCAATAATCGAGAGGATGAGCTCCGCAGCTGGCTGGTATCCAACGGCTTTCGTTTGCTGGCTGAGGATATCTTAGAAGAGGCTGGTAAGTTTTACGAAATCCTAGTGGCTGAGGCAGGCCAGCAAACTTTGACGGAGCAAGAAAAACGCTTTGGTCCTTTCCTGTTAGAGCAGAAATCGCTAGTTTTTCAGAAAAAATGGCAGAAAGAACTGAAGAAATTCGAAGAAGCTTTAGCTCATATCCCAGAAAGAAATAAGCTAGAACGCTCTGCTATGTCCCAAAAAATCGACAGTATCAAGGAGGTACTCCATGTTAGCAAGTGA
- a CDS encoding immunity 70 family protein has protein sequence MTVGLKVDLYWYSIGTGGFLHSFFSTICVRLENNVWGSRFPILMNELYSGKLEPHQLEEALRELETIQKELERINPNQVVWDNEDRSKMPPWVDNISPDIKALSDYFVTSSGKNLISVIKRALLDAIDEQVELEIKSL, from the coding sequence ATGACGGTTGGTTTAAAAGTAGATTTATATTGGTACTCTATTGGAACAGGAGGTTTTCTCCACTCGTTTTTTTCAACAATTTGTGTTCGTTTAGAAAATAATGTTTGGGGGAGCAGATTCCCTATTTTGATGAATGAGTTATATAGCGGAAAGCTAGAACCACATCAGTTGGAGGAGGCTTTGCGTGAATTGGAGACCATCCAAAAGGAATTAGAAAGAATTAATCCTAATCAAGTTGTTTGGGATAATGAAGATAGAAGTAAAATGCCTCCTTGGGTTGACAATATCAGTCCAGATATCAAAGCGTTATCAGATTATTTTGTGACAAGCAGTGGAAAGAATCTAATTTCTGTGATAAAAAGAGCTTTGTTGGATGCTATAGATGAACAAGTTGAACTTGAAATAAAGAGTTTATGA
- a CDS encoding TreTu family toxin, translating to MGVKYSAADSAQLIQAMTSNLQVANQVTDRLSSGCDHLIASLESGELQGAAYTAGKGLFTEIIIPAIKKLQAAIDDIQEELSSYKNADTEVAKYGELDLDLLKEQLKIKQEMLEKTQAQLAEYQSLFRRIIDGVAGKLADNLSKTNALTMLENQLNIGIREIQEKIDKLEWFVAQVSQYFTDSLQVLALAIQGATQLSQVLVDSEGNYSTDGIDMSWSAKMKAQKIQTVSKSDYRTPQEQAIDKAVKDMKLSGTAEIYYRGKLAEKLQGKPRSEWKKIISNFNKDLKTDKGDNLLDVFNMTRAELEEKYGGKIQAYERFLTTGYGDASIATMSQDALQLIMARYDQVKNDHRGLSPTELAKVDPAFKKKIDGMSQEEIEKEFPELKNAISQAHVKPFGSLGMSETEWANHRYVTDRYFLMDSQKLLSWRDPNYTAKFNHYILEEGINPITLEPATAKEVQTAEWYNRIHPITETLSWGAALYSAYVGYNQYYNKPYTTISEAFGKGKDWIKGKIPSVGSQPVVDPQLPSKNLDSKLPKINVGGLDNPIVDEMSTVGRWMSMEEYTKMIDSGKVQMSPNGNTTYVATPSNIEAFPAAKPGSVFTEFDVNSQSLYPAGKEGWGQIPGPGSLIDRLNQKKGLPAITEMPDARNINIKGEK from the coding sequence ATGGGAGTGAAATATAGTGCAGCAGATTCGGCCCAGCTTATCCAAGCGATGACCAGCAATCTGCAGGTAGCTAATCAGGTGACCGATCGTCTATCTAGTGGCTGCGATCACCTGATTGCCTCTTTGGAATCGGGTGAGCTGCAGGGAGCGGCTTATACAGCGGGAAAGGGCTTATTTACAGAAATTATAATCCCTGCTATCAAAAAGCTACAAGCTGCTATTGATGATATTCAGGAGGAGCTTTCCTCTTATAAAAATGCCGATACCGAGGTGGCCAAATACGGCGAGTTAGATTTGGATTTATTGAAAGAACAACTGAAAATAAAACAGGAGATGCTGGAGAAAACCCAAGCTCAGCTGGCAGAGTATCAATCTCTATTTCGCCGGATTATTGATGGAGTTGCAGGGAAATTAGCTGACAATCTGTCCAAGACGAATGCTCTGACAATGCTGGAAAACCAGCTAAATATCGGTATTCGGGAAATTCAGGAAAAAATTGACAAACTGGAATGGTTTGTGGCTCAGGTATCCCAGTATTTCACAGATAGTCTGCAGGTTTTGGCCCTAGCTATTCAGGGAGCGACGCAGCTTAGTCAGGTATTGGTAGACAGTGAGGGTAATTACTCTACTGATGGAATAGATATGAGTTGGTCTGCTAAGATGAAGGCTCAGAAGATTCAGACTGTTTCAAAGAGTGATTATCGGACACCCCAAGAACAGGCTATAGACAAGGCTGTCAAAGATATGAAGTTATCCGGTACTGCTGAAATCTATTACCGAGGTAAGCTTGCAGAGAAGCTGCAGGGAAAACCACGTTCTGAATGGAAGAAGATTATTTCAAACTTTAATAAAGATCTTAAGACAGATAAAGGGGATAATCTACTGGATGTTTTCAATATGACCCGAGCTGAGCTTGAGGAAAAGTATGGTGGCAAGATTCAGGCCTATGAACGTTTTTTAACCACGGGATATGGTGATGCATCTATTGCTACTATGAGTCAGGATGCTCTTCAATTGATTATGGCGAGATATGACCAAGTAAAAAATGATCATCGAGGCTTGAGTCCCACAGAATTAGCTAAGGTTGATCCAGCTTTCAAGAAAAAAATAGATGGTATGAGCCAAGAGGAGATAGAAAAAGAATTTCCTGAGCTCAAAAATGCCATTTCCCAAGCTCATGTGAAACCATTTGGCAGTTTAGGCATGTCAGAGACTGAATGGGCTAATCATCGCTATGTGACAGACCGTTATTTTTTAATGGACAGTCAGAAATTACTTAGTTGGCGTGATCCTAATTACACGGCGAAGTTTAATCATTACATCCTTGAAGAAGGGATCAATCCGATTACACTTGAGCCTGCGACAGCCAAAGAAGTCCAAACAGCTGAATGGTATAATCGCATCCATCCTATCACTGAAACACTTAGCTGGGGTGCTGCCTTGTATTCTGCTTATGTAGGGTATAACCAGTATTACAATAAACCTTATACAACAATCTCCGAAGCTTTTGGAAAGGGAAAAGATTGGATTAAAGGGAAAATTCCAAGCGTGGGGAGTCAGCCGGTGGTTGATCCTCAACTTCCATCAAAGAATTTGGACTCCAAATTACCTAAAATTAATGTTGGTGGCTTAGATAACCCTATTGTAGATGAGATGTCAACTGTAGGACGATGGATGTCAATGGAAGAATATACAAAGATGATTGATTCTGGTAAAGTTCAAATGTCACCGAATGGAAATACAACATATGTTGCTACTCCTTCTAATATTGAAGCATTTCCAGCTGCTAAACCAGGAAGCGTTTTTACAGAATTTGATGTTAATTCCCAGAGTCTTTATCCAGCTGGAAAAGAAGGATGGGGACAAATCCCAGGTCCAGGATCTCTAATTGATAGGTTAAATCAAAAGAAGGGCTTGCCAGCCATAACAGAAATGCCGGATGCTCGTAATATAAATATCAAAGGAGAAAAGTAA
- a CDS encoding Nif3-like dinuclear metal center hexameric protein, which produces MLASEIIARYEAYCPQELSMEGDISGLQIGTLDKEVDKVLVALDIREQTVAEAIEAGAGLIIVKHAPIFRPLKDLVADKARNQIILDLIKHDIAVYVSHTNIDVVEDGLNDWFCQLLDIEETSFLSQTSPEHGIGRVGKIVPQTFGDFAAKVKETFGLDSLRLVAYEETDLERVVERVAICGGSGQSFYPEAIAKGAQVYITGDIYYHTAQEMLTEGLLALDPGHHIEVLFTEKLKERLDTWKAEEGWDIEILASQAWTNPFRHI; this is translated from the coding sequence ATGTTAGCAAGTGAGATCATCGCCCGTTATGAAGCCTATTGCCCGCAAGAATTGTCCATGGAGGGCGACATTTCAGGCCTGCAAATCGGAACTTTGGACAAAGAAGTGGACAAGGTTCTAGTGGCGCTGGATATTCGTGAGCAGACGGTGGCAGAAGCTATCGAGGCAGGTGCTGGACTGATTATCGTTAAGCATGCGCCTATCTTTCGCCCGCTCAAGGACCTAGTGGCAGATAAGGCGCGAAATCAAATCATTCTAGACCTCATCAAGCATGATATTGCTGTTTATGTCAGCCATACCAATATTGATGTTGTAGAGGACGGGCTCAATGACTGGTTCTGCCAGTTATTAGATATTGAGGAGACAAGTTTTCTCAGTCAGACAAGTCCAGAACACGGTATTGGCCGCGTGGGGAAGATTGTGCCTCAGACTTTTGGGGACTTTGCGGCTAAGGTCAAGGAAACTTTTGGCCTAGATAGTTTGCGTCTGGTCGCTTATGAAGAAACGGATCTAGAACGTGTGGTTGAGCGTGTAGCTATTTGTGGTGGCAGCGGTCAGTCCTTTTATCCAGAGGCTATTGCCAAGGGAGCGCAGGTCTACATAACAGGTGATATTTACTATCACACTGCCCAGGAAATGCTGACAGAGGGGCTTTTAGCGCTGGATCCTGGACACCATATCGAGGTTCTTTTTACGGAAAAATTAAAAGAAAGGCTTGATACCTGGAAGGCAGAAGAGGGATGGGATATTGAGATTCTGGCTAGTCAGGCTTGGACCAATCCTTTCCGACATATTTGA
- a CDS encoding NAD(P)/FAD-dependent oxidoreductase: MKKVAVIGAGIVGSTAAYYLSKFPDVEVTVFDEGKGQATKAAAGIISPWFSKRRNKAWYRMARLGADFYQDLIAELEAASIQTDFYQQTGVYLLKKDESKLQELYDLASNRREESPLIGELSLLSRQETQEKFLDLQGFERLLYASGGARVEGALLTETLLKASKAKLVEKKVSLTVEGEQLLVDGQSFDCVILAVGAWLGEILQPLGYKTDVRPQKGQLRDFKLAEKTDDYPVVMPEGELDIIPFLAGKVSVGASHENDQGFDLTVDKTVLDQLQQEAETYLPSLSKAEILGERVGTRAYTSDFSPFFGAVPDLPHVYAASGLGSSGLTTGPLIGRQLAQMVLGEAGLLNPADYPIERYVEKKILKENK; the protein is encoded by the coding sequence ATGAAAAAAGTAGCAGTGATTGGAGCTGGGATTGTTGGCTCAACAGCGGCTTACTATCTGTCCAAATTCCCAGATGTGGAAGTGACTGTCTTTGATGAGGGCAAGGGGCAGGCAACCAAGGCAGCCGCTGGCATTATCAGTCCTTGGTTTTCCAAGCGTCGCAACAAAGCTTGGTACAGGATGGCGCGTCTGGGCGCTGATTTTTATCAGGACTTGATTGCGGAACTGGAAGCGGCTAGTATTCAGACAGACTTTTACCAACAAACAGGTGTTTATCTGCTGAAAAAGGACGAGAGCAAGCTACAGGAGCTTTATGATTTGGCTTCTAATCGTCGGGAAGAGTCGCCCTTAATAGGGGAGTTGAGTCTTCTCAGCCGTCAGGAAACCCAGGAGAAATTTCTAGACTTGCAAGGCTTTGAGCGGCTTCTCTATGCTTCCGGCGGTGCTCGTGTGGAGGGAGCACTCTTAACGGAGACGCTTCTGAAAGCTAGTAAGGCAAAACTAGTTGAGAAAAAGGTAAGCTTGACAGTAGAAGGAGAGCAACTTCTGGTGGATGGTCAGAGCTTTGACTGTGTTATTTTAGCTGTGGGAGCTTGGCTGGGAGAAATCTTGCAGCCACTGGGCTATAAGACAGATGTTCGGCCGCAAAAGGGACAGTTGCGTGATTTTAAGCTGGCTGAAAAGACGGATGACTACCCTGTGGTTATGCCTGAGGGCGAGCTGGATATCATTCCTTTTCTAGCAGGCAAGGTCAGTGTCGGTGCCAGTCATGAAAATGATCAGGGCTTTGATTTGACGGTAGATAAGACAGTACTGGATCAGTTGCAGCAAGAAGCGGAAACTTATTTGCCAAGTTTGTCTAAAGCAGAGATTCTGGGTGAGCGCGTGGGAACGCGGGCTTATACCAGCGACTTTTCTCCTTTCTTTGGCGCTGTGCCAGACTTGCCGCATGTTTACGCTGCCAGTGGATTAGGCTCTTCTGGTTTGACAACTGGTCCGCTCATCGGACGCCAATTGGCTCAGATGGTTTTAGGAGAAGCGGGGCTGCTGAATCCAGCAGACTATCCTATTGAACGGTACGTGGAGAAGAAGATACTTAAGGAAAACAAATGA
- the metA gene encoding homoserine O-acetyltransferase MetA: MPIKIDKKLPAVEILSSENIFVMDDDRADHQDIRPLNILILNLMPQKMVTETQILRHLANTPLQLTIEFLYMTSHTSKTTQVEHMQTFYKTFDEVKHRFFDGLIITGAPVEHLPFEAVDYWEEFQQVIEWSKTHVFSTLHICWGAQAGLYARYGVDKHQMEEKLSGVYEQSAPSNNLLFRGFDDEFITPHSRHTEVLKEDILNLTNLEILSEGEDTGLSVLASRDLREVYSFGHMEYDRDTLAKEYFRDLEAGKDPHIPENYFKNDDVNTTPCLRWSLAAALFFSNWVNYAVYQETPFDWQSPENDASFFAYL, from the coding sequence ATGCCTATCAAGATTGATAAGAAGCTTCCCGCAGTTGAAATTTTAAGCTCTGAGAATATCTTTGTCATGGATGATGACCGGGCAGATCATCAGGATATCCGCCCCTTGAATATCTTGATACTCAATCTTATGCCCCAGAAAATGGTGACGGAAACTCAGATTTTACGTCATTTGGCCAATACGCCCTTGCAGCTGACCATTGAGTTTCTTTATATGACTTCTCATACGTCAAAGACCACCCAAGTGGAGCATATGCAGACCTTTTACAAGACTTTTGATGAGGTCAAGCATCGTTTCTTTGATGGCTTGATTATCACAGGAGCGCCAGTAGAGCATCTGCCCTTTGAGGCAGTAGACTATTGGGAGGAATTCCAGCAGGTGATTGAATGGTCCAAGACTCATGTCTTTTCGACTTTACATATCTGTTGGGGAGCACAGGCTGGCCTTTATGCTCGCTATGGCGTGGATAAGCACCAGATGGAAGAGAAACTATCAGGTGTTTACGAGCAGTCTGCTCCAAGCAATAATCTACTTTTTAGAGGCTTTGATGATGAATTCATCACGCCTCATTCAAGGCATACAGAAGTACTGAAAGAAGACATTCTTAATCTGACCAATCTAGAGATTCTCTCCGAGGGAGAAGACACGGGCTTGTCCGTTTTGGCGAGCCGTGACTTGCGAGAGGTGTATAGCTTCGGTCATATGGAGTACGATCGTGATACCCTTGCCAAGGAGTATTTCCGTGACTTGGAAGCGGGCAAGGATCCTCATATTCCTGAGAATTACTTCAAGAATGATGATGTGAATACAACTCCTTGTTTGCGCTGGAGTTTGGCGGCAGCTCTCTTTTTCAGTAATTGGGTCAATTATGCAGTCTATCAAGAAACACCATTTGATTGGCAAAGTCCAGAGAATGATGCATCCTTCTTTGCTTATTTATAA
- a CDS encoding 8-oxo-dGTP diphosphatase — translation MTETILNWVNICVKKDEEILLLNRQHDNFKGWIQPGGKVEFPESFFEAARRELKEETGLTALNLELKGISGFTNPSKKERYVYYDFLCTAFEGQVRGNDHEGEPKWWKISELDQIDMQNDIRERLPLYWRKGSFERIHYWNEEKHCIGETKTILYD, via the coding sequence ATGACAGAAACTATTTTGAATTGGGTCAATATTTGTGTGAAAAAAGACGAAGAAATTTTACTGCTTAATCGCCAGCATGATAATTTTAAAGGGTGGATACAACCGGGCGGGAAAGTGGAGTTTCCAGAATCTTTTTTTGAGGCTGCAAGGCGCGAATTAAAAGAAGAAACGGGGCTGACTGCTCTAAACTTGGAATTGAAGGGAATTTCAGGTTTCACTAATCCGAGTAAAAAAGAACGGTATGTGTATTACGATTTTCTTTGTACTGCCTTTGAGGGGCAAGTTAGGGGAAACGATCATGAAGGGGAGCCCAAATGGTGGAAGATTTCGGAACTTGACCAAATAGATATGCAGAACGACATACGTGAACGTTTGCCTCTCTACTGGAGGAAAGGCTCTTTCGAGCGGATTCATTACTGGAATGAGGAAAAACACTGTATCGGAGAAACCAAGACGATTTTGTATGATTGA